The following are from one region of the Paenibacillus bovis genome:
- a CDS encoding glycosyltransferase, giving the protein MTRIGLIMRKIQFTENQGPRVFAERLKALSAELGVEIVFISPERHVSGYDWLPGYEHEKGDLVNYDIVLDQIHSHHIDHVIYTVSGFTFLKMFLPNSVLFPHSFPDPALTGYEMMKPFYTMVDKAVVQTPFLKRQMASQFGITDVDVIPIGFSEELAKKHFNPDEVVDNRVLWIGRDEENRRPDLVVEYARRNPDKEVFMVFGGERYRESMKKYDIPANLKLQFALSQDEVFQLMNSAKVYWSSSRFDTFAMPLTEALAMGKIVVKPEHPCYDHISSAHSFAGNERNWFELVNMAVSSPRRFSQENRDYAFETFSASIMKEGYRQFYSDWLK; this is encoded by the coding sequence ATGACTAGAATCGGACTGATTATGCGTAAAATTCAATTCACCGAGAACCAGGGACCGCGTGTATTCGCGGAGCGGCTCAAAGCACTCAGTGCGGAGCTGGGGGTCGAAATTGTCTTTATTTCCCCCGAGCGCCATGTGAGCGGCTACGACTGGCTGCCCGGTTACGAACACGAGAAAGGCGATCTGGTCAATTATGATATCGTACTCGACCAGATTCATAGCCACCATATTGACCATGTAATCTATACGGTATCCGGATTTACTTTTCTCAAGATGTTTCTGCCGAATAGTGTACTGTTCCCACACAGCTTCCCCGATCCGGCGCTGACGGGCTATGAGATGATGAAGCCTTTTTATACGATGGTGGATAAGGCTGTCGTACAGACTCCATTTCTGAAAAGACAGATGGCGTCGCAGTTTGGTATCACCGATGTGGATGTGATTCCGATCGGGTTCAGTGAAGAACTGGCGAAAAAGCATTTTAACCCGGACGAGGTCGTAGATAACCGGGTACTCTGGATCGGACGGGATGAAGAAAATCGTCGTCCTGATCTGGTCGTCGAATACGCGCGCCGCAATCCGGACAAGGAAGTGTTTATGGTATTCGGCGGTGAACGTTACCGGGAGAGTATGAAGAAATACGATATTCCTGCCAATCTCAAGCTGCAGTTTGCCCTGTCCCAGGATGAAGTGTTCCAGCTGATGAACTCGGCCAAAGTCTACTGGAGCAGCTCGCGCTTTGATACCTTTGCGATGCCGCTGACCGAAGCGCTGGCGATGGGCAAAATTGTCGTTAAGCCGGAGCATCCGTGTTATGACCATATTAGTTCGGCGCATTCTTTTGCCGGGAATGAACGTAACTGGTTTGAGCTGGTCAATATGGCAGTATCGTCGCCGCGCCGCTTTTCCCAGGAGAATCGCGACTATGCCTTTGAGACGTTCTCGGCCAGCATTATGAAAGAAGGATATCGTCAATTCTATTCGGATTGGCTCAAATAA